A genomic region of Janthinobacterium lividum contains the following coding sequences:
- a CDS encoding P-II family nitrogen regulator: MKQITAIIKPFKLDEVREALADVNVTGLTVTEVKGFGRQKGHTELYRGAEYVVDFLPKVKVEVVVDDSVSELVVDAIIKAARTGKIGDGKIFVRDVEQVIRIRTGETGPDAV, translated from the coding sequence ATGAAACAGATTACCGCCATCATCAAACCATTCAAGCTCGACGAAGTGCGCGAGGCCCTGGCCGATGTGAACGTGACGGGCTTGACCGTGACGGAAGTGAAGGGCTTTGGCCGCCAGAAGGGGCATACCGAGCTGTACCGTGGCGCTGAGTATGTGGTCGACTTCTTGCCGAAAGTCAAAGTCGAAGTGGTGGTGGACGACAGCGTGTCGGAACTGGTGGTCGACGCCATCATCAAGGCGGCCCGCACGGGCAAGATTGGCGATGGCAAGATCTTCGTGCGCGACGTGGAGCAGGTGATCCGTATCCGTACGGGCGAGACAGGTCCCGACGCCGTTTAA
- a CDS encoding trimeric intracellular cation channel family protein, which produces MMPPQLPPGSLIKIIEVIAILVGAFSGFIEARRKRMDLVGVFVVAFITAFGGGTLRDILLDKRPLFWVSHQEYAILIFVLALTAAPLIQHLRQIVSERLIVIADAIGLGMFAIAGVAEAMRAGMPIFIASMMGVITGIFGGVMRDIVCNEVPMVFRDGKPYAICAFFGCWAYLLQMHFGAEHDFALWTSASGITILRLICWKFDMRLGR; this is translated from the coding sequence ATGATGCCACCCCAATTGCCGCCTGGCTCGCTGATCAAGATCATTGAGGTCATCGCCATCCTGGTGGGCGCGTTTTCCGGCTTCATCGAAGCGCGGCGCAAGCGCATGGACCTGGTCGGCGTGTTCGTCGTGGCCTTCATCACGGCGTTTGGCGGGGGGACTTTGCGCGACATCCTGCTCGACAAGCGCCCCCTGTTCTGGGTGTCGCACCAGGAATACGCGATTCTCATCTTCGTGCTGGCCCTGACGGCCGCGCCCCTGATCCAGCACTTGCGCCAGATCGTCTCGGAACGCCTGATCGTCATCGCCGACGCCATCGGCCTGGGCATGTTCGCCATCGCGGGCGTGGCCGAAGCCATGCGCGCCGGCATGCCGATTTTTATTGCCTCGATGATGGGGGTGATTACGGGGATTTTTGGCGGCGTGATGCGCGACATCGTCTGCAACGAAGTGCCGATGGTGTTTCGCGACGGCAAACCGTACGCCATCTGCGCGTTTTTCGGCTGCTGGGCCTACCTGCTGCAGATGCACTTCGGCGCCGAGCACGACTTTGCGCTGTGGACCAGCGCCAGCGGCATCACGATTCTGCGCCTGATATGCTGGAAATTCGACATGCGGCTGGGGCGCTGA
- a CDS encoding Smr/MutS family protein codes for MASMKDFADLKAVSKQLKEQADARAQVAAERAQQVKVQAVESNLFKASIGGVKRLPESDRYVPSLPKAGAMAAQQPARKLSPEEDDAAVLRESLSDLFEVDHYLENDPALNYARPGVGPDVVKKMRKGHWPVQDELDLHGLRRDEARDGIGAFLNQATRRKLRCVRVIHGKGFGSKGQEPVLKSMVHSWLVQKDEVIAFCQARRSEGGDGALVVLLSSALQPIR; via the coding sequence ATGGCGTCGATGAAAGACTTTGCCGACCTGAAAGCGGTCAGCAAGCAGCTCAAGGAGCAGGCCGATGCGCGCGCGCAAGTTGCGGCTGAGCGCGCGCAGCAGGTGAAGGTGCAGGCCGTGGAGAGCAATCTGTTCAAGGCCAGCATCGGCGGCGTCAAGCGCCTGCCCGAGTCGGACCGCTACGTGCCCAGCCTGCCCAAGGCAGGCGCCATGGCGGCCCAGCAGCCGGCGCGCAAGCTGTCGCCGGAAGAAGACGATGCGGCCGTGCTGCGCGAGTCGCTGTCGGACTTGTTCGAGGTCGACCACTACCTGGAAAACGATCCGGCCCTGAACTACGCCCGCCCCGGCGTGGGCCCGGACGTGGTGAAAAAGATGCGCAAGGGCCACTGGCCCGTGCAGGATGAGCTGGACTTGCACGGCTTGCGCCGCGACGAGGCGCGCGACGGCATCGGCGCCTTCCTGAACCAGGCTACAAGGCGCAAGCTGCGCTGCGTGCGCGTGATCCACGGCAAGGGTTTTGGCTCGAAAGGCCAGGAACCGGTCTTGAAATCGATGGTGCACAGCTGGCTCGTGCAAAAGGATGAAGTCATCGCCTTTTGCCAGGCGCGCCGCTCCGAAGGGGGCGATGGCGCACTGGTCGTATTGCTTTCTTCCGCACTGCAGCCCATCCGCTAG
- the trxB gene encoding thioredoxin-disulfide reductase yields the protein MTTTKHARVLILGSGPAGYSAAVYAARANLNPMLVTGVEQGGQLMTTTDVENWPGDPMGVQGPDLMQRLLQHAERFNTEIVFDHIHTTFLNEKPIRLKGDSHEYTCDTLIIATGASAQYLGLPSEAEFMGKGVSACATCDGFFYRNQEVAVVGGGNTAVEEALYLSNIANKVTLIHRRDKFRAEAILIDRLNAKVAEGKIVLKYNHTLDEVTGNEGGVTGLNIKSTIDGKVEALSVHGVFIAIGHKPNTGIFEGQLEMHNGYIKTKTGLEGMATATSAPGVFAAGDVQDHIYRQAITSAGTGCMAALDAQRYLEGQE from the coding sequence ATGACCACTACCAAACACGCCCGCGTTTTGATCCTCGGCTCCGGCCCAGCCGGCTACAGCGCCGCCGTCTACGCCGCCCGCGCCAACCTGAACCCGATGCTGGTCACCGGCGTGGAACAAGGCGGTCAATTGATGACCACCACCGACGTGGAAAACTGGCCTGGCGATCCGATGGGCGTGCAAGGTCCGGACCTGATGCAGCGCCTGTTGCAGCACGCCGAGCGTTTCAATACGGAAATCGTGTTTGACCACATCCACACCACCTTCCTGAATGAAAAACCGATCCGTCTGAAGGGCGACAGCCACGAATACACGTGCGACACGCTGATCATCGCCACAGGCGCGTCCGCGCAATACCTGGGTCTGCCATCGGAAGCGGAATTCATGGGCAAGGGCGTGTCCGCCTGCGCCACCTGCGATGGTTTCTTCTACCGCAATCAGGAAGTGGCTGTCGTCGGCGGCGGCAACACGGCCGTCGAGGAAGCGCTGTACCTGTCGAACATCGCCAATAAAGTCACGCTGATCCACCGCCGCGACAAGTTCCGCGCCGAAGCGATTTTGATCGACCGCCTCAACGCCAAGGTTGCCGAAGGCAAGATTGTGTTGAAATATAACCACACCCTGGACGAAGTGACGGGCAACGAAGGCGGCGTGACGGGCCTGAACATCAAGTCGACCATCGACGGCAAGGTCGAAGCGTTGAGCGTGCACGGCGTGTTCATCGCCATCGGCCACAAGCCGAACACGGGCATCTTCGAAGGCCAACTGGAAATGCACAACGGCTACATCAAGACCAAGACGGGCCTGGAAGGCATGGCCACCGCCACCAGCGCGCCGGGCGTGTTTGCCGCTGGCGACGTGCAAGACCACATCTACCGCCAGGCCATCACCAGCGCCGGCACGGGTTGCATGGCAGCACTGGACGCCCAGCGCTACCTGGAAGGCCAGGAGTAA
- a CDS encoding DNA translocase FtsK: MTKPAQANQNSYTRKPVERRPLPNRLVRLLSEARWFALAAFALYFVLILASFNKLDPGWSHATNVDKVANLGGKLGATFSDLLLYIFGFSAWWWCVWLLRTVWHGYRRLSKRFLLEEEEVEREHHVEMLIRIVGFSIMLIGSMGLEYLRMAKSLHVQLPRDPGGVLGQLVGHSAHVAFGFTGATLLLLLLFGLGFSLFFHVSWLQVAERIGGAIEDAFNWFVLRYQDREDRRQGEVAAVRRDEVVVIERAKHVEKHVAAPPVKIEPQVVTVVKSERVEKERQAHLFETPGDGKLPPLSLLDEAPPVVETVSVETLEFTSRLIEKKLSDFGVDAKVVAAYPGPVVTRYEIEPATGVKGSQIVGLARDLARSLSLTSIRVVETIPGKNYMALELPNSKRQIVRLTEILGSKVYNDGVSSLTIALGKDIAGKPVVADLAKMPHLLVAGTTGSGKSVGINATILSLLYKSDPLDVRLILIDPKMLEMSVYEGIPHLLAPVVTDMRQAGHALNWAVNEMERRYKLMSKMGVRNLAGYNAKIADAKKREEHIPNPFSLTPDSPEPLEKLPTIVIIIDELADLMMVVGKKVEELIARIAQKARAAGLHLILATQRPSVDVITGLIKANIPTRIAFQVSSKIDSRTILDQMGAETLLGMGDMLYMPPGTGLPMRVHGAFVSDEEVHRVVSHLKLQGEPNYIEGILEGGTLEGDGAEGGAPGEGGGEADALYDQAVAVVLKNRRASISLVQRHLRIGYNRAARLLEQMEQSGVVSTMQSNGNREILVPAASSEQG; this comes from the coding sequence ATGACTAAACCAGCCCAGGCCAATCAAAATAGCTACACCCGAAAACCGGTCGAACGCCGGCCCTTGCCCAACCGGCTGGTGCGGCTGCTGTCCGAGGCGCGCTGGTTCGCGCTGGCCGCGTTTGCCCTGTATTTCGTGCTGATACTGGCCAGCTTCAACAAGCTCGACCCCGGCTGGTCGCACGCCACCAACGTCGACAAGGTGGCCAACCTGGGCGGCAAGCTCGGTGCGACCTTCTCCGATCTGTTGCTGTATATCTTCGGCTTTTCCGCCTGGTGGTGGTGCGTGTGGCTGCTGCGCACGGTGTGGCATGGCTATCGCCGGTTGAGTAAGCGCTTCCTGCTGGAAGAGGAAGAGGTGGAGCGTGAACACCATGTCGAGATGCTGATCCGCATCGTCGGCTTCTCCATCATGCTGATCGGCAGCATGGGCCTGGAATACCTGCGCATGGCAAAGAGCCTGCACGTGCAGCTGCCGCGCGATCCGGGCGGCGTGCTGGGCCAGCTGGTGGGGCACTCGGCCCACGTGGCCTTCGGTTTCACGGGCGCGACCTTGCTGCTGTTGCTGCTGTTCGGCCTGGGTTTCAGTCTGTTCTTCCATGTGTCCTGGCTGCAAGTGGCCGAGCGCATCGGCGGCGCCATCGAAGACGCCTTCAACTGGTTCGTGCTGCGCTACCAGGACCGCGAAGACCGCCGCCAGGGCGAAGTGGCCGCAGTGCGCCGCGACGAGGTGGTGGTGATCGAGCGGGCCAAGCATGTGGAGAAACATGTGGCCGCGCCACCCGTGAAGATCGAGCCGCAGGTTGTGACGGTGGTGAAATCGGAGCGCGTGGAAAAGGAACGCCAGGCGCATCTGTTTGAAACCCCCGGCGATGGCAAGCTGCCGCCGCTGTCCTTGCTCGATGAAGCGCCGCCCGTGGTGGAAACAGTCTCCGTGGAAACCCTGGAGTTTACTAGCCGCCTGATCGAAAAGAAATTGTCCGACTTTGGCGTGGATGCCAAGGTAGTGGCCGCTTACCCCGGCCCGGTGGTGACGCGCTATGAAATCGAGCCGGCAACGGGCGTCAAGGGCAGTCAGATCGTCGGCCTGGCGCGCGACCTGGCCCGTTCGCTGTCCTTGACGTCAATCAGGGTGGTGGAAACCATTCCCGGCAAGAACTACATGGCGCTGGAACTGCCGAATAGTAAACGCCAGATCGTGCGCCTGACGGAAATCCTCGGCTCCAAGGTCTACAACGATGGCGTGTCCAGCCTGACGATTGCGCTGGGCAAGGATATCGCCGGCAAGCCCGTCGTGGCGGATCTGGCCAAGATGCCCCACTTGCTGGTGGCCGGCACCACCGGTTCCGGTAAGTCGGTCGGCATCAATGCGACGATTTTGTCGCTGCTGTACAAATCCGACCCGCTCGACGTGCGCCTGATCCTGATCGATCCGAAGATGCTGGAAATGTCCGTGTATGAAGGCATTCCGCACTTGCTGGCGCCCGTCGTGACGGACATGCGCCAGGCTGGCCATGCGCTGAACTGGGCCGTGAACGAGATGGAACGCCGCTACAAGCTGATGAGCAAGATGGGCGTGCGTAACCTGGCCGGCTATAACGCCAAGATTGCCGACGCGAAAAAGCGCGAAGAACATATCCCGAATCCGTTCAGCCTGACGCCGGATTCGCCGGAGCCTCTGGAAAAACTGCCGACCATCGTCATCATCATCGACGAGCTGGCTGATCTGATGATGGTGGTGGGTAAAAAAGTCGAGGAATTGATCGCGCGTATCGCGCAAAAGGCGCGCGCCGCCGGCTTGCACTTGATTCTGGCCACGCAGCGCCCATCTGTAGACGTGATCACGGGCCTGATCAAGGCAAATATCCCGACGCGTATCGCCTTCCAGGTATCGTCGAAGATCGACTCGCGCACCATTCTCGACCAGATGGGCGCGGAAACCCTGCTGGGCATGGGTGACATGTTGTACATGCCGCCCGGCACCGGCTTGCCGATGCGCGTGCACGGTGCGTTTGTTTCCGATGAGGAAGTCCACCGCGTTGTCAGTCATCTCAAGCTGCAGGGCGAACCGAATTATATCGAGGGCATCCTCGAAGGCGGCACCCTGGAAGGCGACGGCGCCGAAGGCGGCGCGCCGGGCGAGGGCGGCGGCGAGGCCGATGCCCTGTACGACCAGGCGGTGGCGGTGGTGCTGAAAAACCGCCGCGCTTCGATTTCGCTGGTGCAGCGTCATTTGCGCATCGGCTACAACCGCGCCGCCCGTCTGCTTGAGCAGATGGAGCAGAGCGGGGTGGTCTCAACCATGCAATCCAATGGCAACCGGGAAATCCTGGTGCCGGCGGCCAGTAGTGAACAAGGGTAA
- the lolA gene encoding outer membrane lipoprotein chaperone LolA: MKNTTFAAKMMIGAASVACSLLFAASASASALEQFKSFAAGTKSAKGEFVQRQVKKADASGKAKVSTPASGTFEFARPGKFIWTYLKPYEQLLQADGDKLYIYDKDLSQVTVKKLGDALGSSPAAILFGSNDLEKNFTLAEAGTRDGLEWLKATPKAKDTTFDEITIGLRNGVPEAMELRDSFGQTSVLAFKNFQKNPALSANHFKFVMPKGADVINN; encoded by the coding sequence ATGAAGAACACGACTTTCGCAGCAAAAATGATGATTGGCGCAGCCAGCGTTGCCTGCAGCCTGCTGTTCGCGGCCAGCGCCTCGGCCAGCGCCCTCGAGCAATTCAAGAGCTTTGCGGCCGGCACCAAGTCGGCCAAGGGCGAGTTCGTGCAGCGGCAAGTCAAGAAGGCGGATGCCAGCGGCAAGGCGAAAGTGTCGACGCCGGCCAGCGGCACGTTCGAGTTTGCCCGTCCGGGCAAGTTCATCTGGACGTATCTGAAGCCGTACGAGCAGCTGCTGCAAGCGGACGGCGACAAGCTGTATATCTATGACAAGGACTTGAGCCAGGTGACGGTCAAGAAACTGGGCGACGCGCTCGGCTCCTCGCCAGCCGCCATCCTGTTTGGCAGCAACGACCTGGAAAAGAATTTCACCCTGGCCGAAGCGGGCACGCGCGATGGCCTGGAATGGCTGAAGGCCACGCCGAAAGCCAAGGACACGACGTTTGATGAAATCACCATCGGCTTGCGCAACGGCGTGCCGGAAGCGATGGAATTGCGCGATTCGTTCGGTCAGACGTCGGTGCTGGCATTCAAGAACTTCCAGAAAAATCCGGCGCTTTCGGCCAATCACTTTAAATTTGTCATGCCCAAGGGCGCCGACGTCATTAATAATTAA
- a CDS encoding replication-associated recombination protein A, whose amino-acid sequence MADLFSTAPRQPLAEALRPATLNEVIGQTHLLGVGKPLRLAFEAGKAHSMILWGPPGVGKTTLARLMANAFDSEFIALSAVFAGVKDIRAAMDQARHSLDQFGKHTLLFVDEIHRFNKSQQDALLPFVESGLVTFIGATTENPSFEVNSALLSRAQVYVLKSLNEDEMKQLLAKAQSTALTHLTFDEAAADTLIGYADGDARRFLNLLEQAETAASSTGTTKIDAAFVDNALTLNSRRFDKGGDNFYDQISALHKSVRGSNPDAALYWFCRMIDGGADPRYLSRRIVRMAWEDVGLADPRALTMVNDAAETYERLGSPEGELALGQAVIYLAIAAKSNAGYNAFNTAMAFVKKDKSKEVPVHLRNAPTKLMKELGYGHAYRYAHDEPDAYAAGETYFPDGMAEPGWYQPVPRGLESKIADKLAWLRELDRKAGKPAGKG is encoded by the coding sequence ATGGCGGATCTCTTTTCCACCGCACCGCGCCAGCCGCTGGCTGAAGCCTTGCGGCCGGCCACCCTGAACGAAGTCATCGGCCAGACGCACCTGCTGGGCGTGGGCAAGCCGCTGCGCCTGGCGTTCGAGGCGGGCAAGGCCCACTCGATGATCTTGTGGGGACCGCCCGGCGTGGGCAAGACGACCCTGGCGCGCCTGATGGCGAACGCGTTCGACAGCGAATTCATCGCCCTGTCGGCCGTGTTTGCTGGCGTAAAAGATATCCGTGCAGCCATGGACCAGGCCCGCCACAGCCTGGACCAGTTCGGCAAGCACACCTTGCTGTTCGTCGACGAAATCCACAGATTCAACAAGTCGCAGCAGGACGCCTTGCTGCCTTTCGTCGAATCGGGCCTGGTGACGTTCATTGGCGCCACGACGGAAAACCCCAGCTTTGAAGTGAACTCGGCGCTGCTGTCTCGCGCGCAAGTGTATGTGTTGAAATCTCTCAACGAAGACGAGATGAAGCAGTTGCTGGCCAAGGCGCAAAGCACGGCCCTGACGCACCTGACCTTCGACGAGGCGGCCGCCGACACCCTGATCGGCTACGCGGACGGCGATGCGCGCCGCTTCCTGAATTTGCTGGAACAGGCCGAGACAGCCGCCAGCTCGACGGGCACGACGAAGATCGACGCAGCCTTTGTCGATAATGCGCTGACCCTCAATTCACGCCGCTTCGACAAGGGTGGCGACAATTTCTATGATCAGATTTCCGCCCTGCACAAGTCCGTGCGCGGCTCGAACCCGGACGCGGCCCTGTACTGGTTTTGCCGCATGATCGACGGCGGCGCCGACCCGCGCTACCTGTCGCGGCGCATCGTGCGCATGGCCTGGGAAGACGTCGGCCTGGCCGATCCCCGTGCCTTGACCATGGTCAATGACGCGGCGGAAACGTATGAACGCCTCGGTTCGCCGGAAGGCGAGCTGGCGCTGGGCCAGGCCGTGATTTACCTGGCGATTGCCGCGAAAAGCAATGCCGGCTATAACGCGTTCAATACGGCCATGGCTTTCGTCAAGAAAGATAAATCCAAGGAAGTGCCCGTGCACTTGCGCAATGCGCCGACGAAGCTGATGAAGGAACTGGGCTACGGCCACGCCTACCGCTATGCGCACGACGAGCCGGACGCCTACGCGGCCGGCGAAACCTATTTTCCGGATGGCATGGCGGAACCGGGCTGGTACCAGCCCGTGCCGCGCGGCCTGGAAAGCAAGATCGCCGATAAATTGGCCTGGCTGCGCGAGCTGGACCGCAAAGCGGGAAAACCAGCCGGCAAGGGCTGA
- a CDS encoding NAD-dependent epimerase/dehydratase family protein: MTQAPPLRVLVTGAAGVIGSVFWKSRHGEFSLRLADLHTGKLAEAPCPSIQLDVADYAACLAACTDIDVVLHLAGVPHASADFDAQLLQPNILGTHNIFRAAQAKKVKRVVFASSAQAIEGYPLDAQVHEHMPARPANMYGASKAFGEGVASAFAHQHGMTAIAVRIANVANFAPGQQHSARDVAAFISERDVVQLLARCVAEDVPPGYHVVHGVSDNRYKRLSIAATRQLVGYAPQDDGFTLLGL; the protein is encoded by the coding sequence ATGACTCAAGCACCACCACTGCGCGTCCTCGTCACGGGCGCCGCCGGCGTTATCGGCAGCGTTTTCTGGAAGAGCCGGCACGGGGAATTCTCCCTGCGCCTGGCCGACCTGCACACAGGCAAGCTGGCCGAAGCGCCCTGCCCATCCATTCAACTCGACGTGGCCGACTATGCCGCCTGCCTGGCCGCCTGCACCGATATCGACGTGGTGCTGCACCTGGCCGGCGTGCCGCACGCCAGCGCCGATTTCGATGCGCAACTGCTGCAGCCGAATATCCTCGGCACGCACAACATCTTCCGCGCGGCACAGGCAAAGAAAGTGAAAAGAGTCGTGTTTGCCAGCAGCGCGCAAGCCATCGAAGGCTATCCGCTCGACGCACAGGTGCATGAGCACATGCCGGCGCGCCCGGCGAACATGTATGGCGCCAGCAAGGCCTTCGGCGAAGGCGTGGCCTCCGCGTTCGCGCACCAGCATGGCATGACGGCGATCGCCGTGCGCATCGCCAATGTGGCCAACTTTGCGCCAGGCCAGCAGCACAGCGCGCGCGACGTGGCCGCCTTCATCAGCGAACGGGACGTGGTGCAATTGCTGGCCCGCTGCGTGGCGGAGGACGTGCCGCCCGGCTACCACGTCGTGCATGGCGTGTCGGACAACCGCTACAAGCGGCTGTCCATCGCGGCGACGCGCCAGCTGGTGGGCTACGCGCCGCAGGATGACGGTTTTACCTTGCTGGGCCTGTAG
- a CDS encoding DUF2917 domain-containing protein produces the protein MHTDHKLRSERPLRLEKAHAKVIECLSGTAWITAYAQFEDCVLRSGERYTIPNDGLVLVEAVGSGHIRVHGTAAPRPALLRWLNLALPHTLNIRNT, from the coding sequence ATGCATACCGACCACAAATTACGCAGCGAACGGCCTTTACGCCTGGAAAAAGCGCATGCCAAGGTCATCGAATGCCTGTCCGGCACGGCGTGGATCACGGCCTACGCCCAGTTCGAGGATTGCGTGCTGCGCAGCGGCGAACGCTATACGATACCGAATGACGGCCTGGTGCTGGTCGAAGCCGTGGGCAGCGGACACATCCGCGTGCATGGGACTGCCGCACCCCGCCCCGCCCTGCTGCGCTGGCTGAACCTGGCACTGCCTCACACCTTGAATATTAGGAATACATGA
- a CDS encoding PLP-dependent aminotransferase family protein, which yields MSAHLNLYEHLANELGALIDSRVFAPGDRLPSIRHLAQQKRISISTVMQALRLMEDRGQVDARPQSGYFVRHRAPRRPCSADAQHLKEPAFVGINNLLMRVLKDNETANIVQLGTAWPPDEILPIKRMQRTISAVARREPALLSKVSCYDVSEGNFLRQVARRALDWGKLDPQEIVVTNSCTEAISLCLRAVAKPGDTIAIESATYFVLLQMIESLGMKALEIPTDPKTGPSLDALELALRAGLVQACLFVPNANNPLGCVMPEANKKRLAGLLSEFNIPLVEDDVYGDLCFAPQRPWPVKAYDTSGNVLLCSSFSKAITPASRVGYVLAGRFAQEVALLKTVSSGATSHFFQAVLADFLEGSSYDQQLRKMRRTLVQRIARMSDAVAASFPADCMLSEPQGGFVLWVQMPPHIDALALHGQAIAEGVAYMPGQLFSASGKFGNYLRLNCGNAWTPRIEQAIGRLGRLVKDAL from the coding sequence ATGAGCGCGCATTTGAATCTGTACGAGCACCTGGCCAACGAGCTGGGCGCCTTGATCGACTCGCGCGTGTTCGCGCCCGGCGACCGCCTGCCGTCGATCCGCCACCTGGCGCAGCAAAAGCGCATCTCCATCAGTACCGTGATGCAAGCCTTGCGCCTGATGGAAGACCGGGGGCAGGTCGATGCGCGGCCCCAGTCCGGCTATTTCGTGCGCCACCGGGCGCCGCGCCGGCCCTGCAGTGCCGACGCCCAGCACCTGAAGGAGCCGGCCTTCGTCGGCATCAACAATCTGTTGATGCGCGTGCTGAAGGACAACGAGACGGCGAATATCGTGCAGCTGGGCACGGCCTGGCCGCCCGACGAGATACTGCCCATCAAGCGCATGCAGCGCACCATCAGCGCCGTGGCGCGGCGCGAACCCGCTTTATTGAGCAAGGTCAGCTGCTACGACGTCAGCGAAGGCAATTTCCTGCGCCAGGTTGCGCGCCGGGCGCTGGACTGGGGCAAGCTGGACCCGCAAGAGATCGTCGTGACAAATTCCTGCACGGAAGCGATCAGCCTGTGCCTGCGCGCTGTCGCCAAGCCGGGCGACACCATCGCCATCGAGTCGGCCACGTATTTCGTGCTGCTGCAGATGATCGAAAGCCTGGGCATGAAGGCGCTGGAAATTCCCACCGACCCGAAGACGGGGCCGTCGCTCGACGCGCTCGAGCTGGCCCTGCGTGCCGGCCTCGTGCAAGCGTGTCTGTTCGTGCCGAACGCAAATAATCCCCTGGGCTGCGTCATGCCGGAAGCAAACAAGAAACGGCTGGCGGGCCTGCTGTCGGAATTCAATATTCCGTTGGTGGAGGACGATGTGTATGGCGACCTGTGCTTTGCACCGCAGCGGCCGTGGCCCGTGAAAGCCTACGATACGAGCGGGAATGTGCTGCTGTGCTCCTCGTTTTCCAAGGCCATCACGCCCGCGTCGCGCGTCGGCTACGTGCTGGCCGGGCGTTTCGCGCAGGAAGTGGCTTTGCTCAAAACCGTGTCGAGCGGTGCCACCAGCCATTTCTTCCAGGCCGTGCTGGCCGATTTTTTGGAAGGCAGCAGCTACGACCAGCAGCTGCGCAAGATGCGGCGCACCCTGGTGCAGCGCATCGCCCGCATGTCCGACGCCGTGGCGGCCAGCTTCCCGGCAGACTGCATGCTGTCCGAGCCGCAGGGCGGTTTCGTGTTGTGGGTGCAGATGCCGCCGCATATCGATGCGCTGGCCCTGCACGGCCAGGCCATCGCGGAAGGCGTGGCGTATATGCCGGGCCAGCTGTTCTCGGCCTCGGGCAAGTTCGGCAATTATCTGCGTCTCAATTGCGGCAATGCGTGGACGCCGCGCATCGAGCAGGCCATTGGCCGCCTGGGGCGTCTGGTCAAGGATGCCTTGTAA